A genome region from Desulfovibrio sp. TomC includes the following:
- a CDS encoding sulfite exporter TauE/SafE family protein — protein sequence MKRQIFLKAGLPVLAAALLIAVFAMAAQNDAAVTQALTQAGASGPWWMWPLILLFFCFILGIIAVLAGVGGGVLYVPLVSGFFPFHLDFVRGAGLMVALAGALAAGPGLLKRNLASLRLALPVALIASSCAIVGAMIGLALPTNVVQTCLGATILFIAILILKSKNVAVPEVKNPDALGIALGMNGVYHDASSGQDYAWKTHRTLPGLLMFIIIGVMAGMFGLGAGWANVPVLNLMMGVPLKVAVGTSKFLLSITDTSAAWIYLNQGCVIPLMAIPSIVGLMFGSFVGVRLLAKAKPKFIRYMVIGVLLFSGAKALLKGLGIG from the coding sequence ATGAAACGGCAAATTTTTCTGAAAGCGGGCCTGCCGGTCCTCGCGGCTGCCCTGCTGATCGCGGTCTTCGCCATGGCGGCCCAGAACGACGCGGCCGTGACCCAGGCCCTGACCCAGGCCGGGGCCTCCGGCCCCTGGTGGATGTGGCCCCTCATCTTGTTGTTTTTCTGCTTCATCCTCGGCATCATCGCGGTGTTGGCCGGGGTTGGCGGCGGCGTGCTCTACGTGCCGCTGGTCAGCGGATTTTTCCCGTTCCACCTCGACTTCGTGCGCGGCGCGGGCCTGATGGTGGCCCTGGCCGGAGCCCTGGCCGCCGGACCGGGTCTGCTCAAACGCAACCTGGCCTCGCTGCGTCTGGCCCTGCCCGTGGCCCTTATCGCCTCGTCCTGCGCCATCGTCGGGGCCATGATCGGTCTGGCCCTGCCCACCAACGTCGTGCAGACCTGCCTTGGGGCCACCATTCTTTTCATCGCCATCCTCATTCTCAAATCGAAGAACGTGGCCGTGCCTGAAGTGAAAAATCCCGATGCCCTGGGCATTGCCCTGGGGATGAACGGCGTCTACCACGACGCCTCGTCGGGCCAGGACTATGCCTGGAAGACCCACCGCACCCTGCCCGGCCTTTTGATGTTCATCATCATCGGCGTCATGGCCGGTATGTTCGGTCTGGGCGCGGGCTGGGCCAACGTTCCGGTGTTGAACCTCATGATGGGCGTGCCGCTCAAGGTCGCGGTCGGCACTTCCAAGTTCCTGCTGTCGATCACCGACACCTCGGCCGCCTGGATCTATTTGAACCAGGGCTGCGTCATTCCGCTCATGGCCATTCCGTCCATCGTGGGCCTCATGTTTGGTTCCTTCGTGGGCGTGCGGCTTCTGGCCAAAGCCAAGCCGAAGTTTATTCGCTACATGGTTATTGGCGTGCTCCTTTTCTCCGGAGCCAAGGCGCTGCTCAAGGGCCTGGGCATCGGCTGA
- a CDS encoding sigma 54-interacting transcriptional regulator: protein MATTDKAVWFAESGLDLPGFLDALPLGAAVYDSLGRVLYLNGYLQRLTGFSLDEARGLPCRHVLRTAQCGRDCPLTRQDGCEPSLDTDIVNRGRRKIPVRLSSRLVRTTDGQPLYRVDFVEELAQRGTDGMLTKKSGLGALIGKSAVMEDILSVLPEFARSDRPVLLVGETGTGKDLIAELIHESSLRAKRPFLRMNLGFLPADLLEAELFGRAAEEGSGLEGIRGRFQEAAGGSMFFPELSDVPLPLQQRLAAFLETGSVCPQGETTPQPLDLRLLFATQRNPEELAEKGLLDPDFYKELSVLRLDLPPLRARGEDLPFLLAYFAERFAERFKKNVKGFSPEAMSVLAEYPYPGNVRELRNIVEYAVMTSKTSLIVPANLPVYVPVRPAPAAAAGSGTAGTSGDAPKPKAAKARKEPAGKRSGS from the coding sequence GTGGCAACAACGGACAAGGCGGTTTGGTTTGCCGAGAGTGGGTTGGACTTGCCCGGTTTCCTGGACGCGCTGCCGCTCGGGGCCGCCGTCTACGACAGCCTCGGGCGAGTCCTCTACCTCAATGGGTATCTGCAACGGTTGACCGGCTTCAGCCTGGACGAGGCCCGGGGACTGCCCTGCCGGCACGTGCTGCGCACAGCCCAGTGCGGCCGGGACTGTCCCCTGACGCGCCAGGACGGCTGCGAGCCGTCCCTGGACACGGACATCGTCAACCGGGGCCGACGCAAGATACCCGTGCGCTTAAGCTCCCGGCTGGTGCGCACTACGGACGGCCAACCCCTGTACCGCGTGGACTTTGTGGAAGAACTGGCCCAGCGGGGGACCGACGGCATGTTGACGAAAAAGTCCGGCCTGGGGGCGCTGATCGGCAAGAGCGCGGTGATGGAGGACATCCTCTCGGTGCTGCCGGAGTTTGCCCGGTCCGACCGGCCGGTGCTCCTGGTCGGCGAGACCGGCACGGGCAAGGATCTCATCGCCGAGCTGATCCATGAAAGTTCCCTGCGGGCCAAACGACCGTTTTTGCGGATGAATCTGGGTTTTTTGCCGGCCGATCTGCTGGAGGCCGAACTCTTTGGCCGCGCGGCCGAGGAAGGCTCTGGCCTGGAGGGGATTCGCGGCCGCTTTCAGGAAGCGGCCGGGGGAAGCATGTTCTTCCCGGAACTCTCCGATGTGCCGCTGCCCCTGCAACAGCGTCTGGCCGCCTTTCTCGAAACCGGCAGCGTGTGCCCCCAGGGCGAAACGACGCCGCAACCCCTCGACCTCAGGCTGCTCTTCGCCACCCAGCGAAATCCCGAAGAACTGGCCGAAAAGGGCCTGCTCGATCCGGATTTTTACAAAGAGCTCAGCGTGCTGCGCCTCGACCTGCCGCCGCTTCGGGCCAGGGGCGAGGACCTGCCCTTTTTGCTGGCCTATTTTGCCGAACGCTTTGCCGAACGCTTCAAGAAAAACGTCAAGGGATTTTCCCCGGAGGCCATGAGCGTCCTGGCCGAATATCCCTACCCCGGCAATGTGCGCGAGCTGCGCAACATCGTCGAATACGCCGTCATGACCTCCAAGACCTCCCTGATCGTGCCGGCCAACCTGCCGGTCTACGTGCCGGTGCGCCCGGCCCCGGCCGCGGCCGCCGGATCGGGGACGGCCGGGACGTCTGGGGACGCGCCCAAACCCAAGGCGGCCAAAGCCAGGAAAGAGCCGGCCGGCAAAAGGAGCGGGTCATGA
- a CDS encoding NifB/NifX family molybdenum-iron cluster-binding protein: MSGHRVLIALRGNEVAWRFDKTAEALVCDIDDAGEVTSRSEIIFARNSGEDLCEYVLAHNIDTVVAGGVEEEYYHYLRWKRVDVIDNVAGELGPVLDRLARGRLTSGDILFPQGGA; this comes from the coding sequence ATGAGCGGACACAGGGTGCTCATTGCCCTTCGCGGCAACGAGGTGGCCTGGCGTTTTGACAAGACGGCCGAGGCCCTGGTGTGCGATATTGACGATGCTGGCGAGGTGACATCCCGCTCCGAGATCATTTTCGCCCGCAATTCCGGTGAAGACCTCTGCGAATACGTCCTGGCCCACAACATCGACACCGTCGTGGCCGGGGGGGTGGAAGAGGAATATTACCACTACCTGCGCTGGAAGCGGGTGGACGTCATCGACAACGTGGCCGGCGAACTTGGCCCGGTGCTGGATCGTCTGGCCCGGGGGCGGCTCACTTCAGGGGACATCCTGTTTCCCCAGGGCGGGGCATGA
- a CDS encoding sensor histidine kinase, with the protein MSMFGAAFKRHLEGLGSSDVIVTPRVYKSLRRKITALMLITATLPLAIMAWLNYHEYQKALSREIQNPLRVIVNKSKNSFELFLAERTSAVGFIAQAYTFNELANEPDLARILKILQTEYVGFVDIGLINDKGELVNYVGPYALKGHNYAEQTWFNEVRVKGRYISDVFMGFRKFPHVVVAVRHTLASGEPFIVRATLDTHQFDKIIASMGLEPGSDAFLLNRAGILQTSSQRFGKVLDTFSLPMPPPTFEATVLQQQDADGEDIFLAYTYFPESDFVLAAIKPKAQMLRTWYTVRGDLVFIFCAGVLAVFLASYKLTDLLLRRMREAEEHRELALRQVEHAQKLSSIGRLAAGVAHEINNPLAVINEKTGLMRDLIGMREDFPDKERYLLLIDSVLKTVMRCRDITRRMLGFARRLDVSLEELDLNDVITETSGFLTQEALHRKIELILDLDHNAPRIMSDRGQLQQVFLNILNNALAAVPDNGHIEVRTRGEAEGIVVEVRDNGCGMSKDTLACIFEPFFTTKKTKGTGLGLSITYGIVKRLGGEIGVESEIDHGTAFTLRFPKHPKHEA; encoded by the coding sequence ATGAGCATGTTTGGCGCAGCTTTCAAACGACATCTGGAAGGTCTCGGTTCCTCCGACGTGATCGTCACCCCCCGGGTCTATAAGTCGCTTCGCCGCAAGATCACGGCCTTGATGCTCATTACCGCCACCTTGCCCCTGGCCATCATGGCCTGGCTCAACTACCACGAATACCAGAAAGCCCTGTCGCGCGAGATCCAAAACCCGCTGCGGGTCATCGTCAACAAGTCGAAAAACTCCTTCGAGCTGTTTCTGGCCGAACGTACCTCGGCCGTGGGCTTCATTGCCCAGGCCTACACCTTTAACGAGCTGGCCAATGAACCGGATCTGGCCCGGATTCTCAAGATCCTGCAGACAGAATACGTCGGGTTCGTCGACATCGGCCTCATTAACGACAAGGGCGAGCTGGTCAATTACGTCGGTCCCTATGCCCTCAAAGGCCACAACTACGCCGAACAGACCTGGTTTAACGAGGTGCGCGTCAAGGGCCGCTATATTTCCGATGTGTTCATGGGGTTCCGTAAATTTCCCCACGTGGTCGTGGCCGTGCGCCACACCCTGGCCTCTGGCGAACCCTTTATCGTGCGGGCCACGCTTGATACCCACCAGTTCGACAAGATCATTGCCTCCATGGGGCTGGAACCGGGCTCCGACGCCTTTCTGCTCAACCGGGCCGGCATCCTCCAGACCAGTTCCCAGCGCTTCGGCAAGGTGCTCGACACCTTTTCCCTGCCCATGCCGCCGCCGACCTTCGAAGCCACGGTGCTCCAGCAGCAGGACGCCGACGGCGAAGACATCTTTTTGGCCTATACCTATTTCCCGGAAAGCGATTTCGTGCTGGCGGCGATCAAGCCCAAGGCCCAGATGCTGCGGACCTGGTACACGGTGCGCGGCGATCTGGTCTTTATCTTCTGCGCCGGGGTGCTGGCCGTGTTCCTGGCCTCCTACAAGCTGACCGATCTGCTCCTTCGCCGGATGCGCGAGGCCGAGGAACACCGCGAGCTGGCCCTGCGCCAGGTGGAACACGCCCAGAAACTTTCTTCCATCGGCCGGCTGGCGGCCGGCGTGGCCCACGAGATCAACAACCCCCTGGCGGTCATCAACGAAAAGACCGGACTGATGCGCGATCTGATCGGGATGCGCGAGGATTTCCCGGACAAGGAGCGCTACCTGCTCCTGATCGATTCGGTGTTAAAGACCGTCATGCGCTGCCGCGACATCACCCGGCGCATGCTCGGCTTCGCCCGCCGCCTCGACGTCAGCCTGGAGGAACTCGACCTCAACGACGTGATCACCGAAACCAGCGGCTTTCTCACCCAGGAGGCCCTGCACCGCAAGATCGAGCTGATCCTTGATCTCGACCACAACGCCCCGCGCATCATGTCCGACCGGGGCCAGCTGCAGCAGGTGTTCTTGAACATCTTAAACAACGCCCTGGCCGCCGTCCCGGACAACGGCCACATCGAGGTGCGGACCCGGGGCGAGGCCGAGGGCATTGTGGTCGAAGTGCGCGACAACGGCTGCGGCATGAGCAAGGACACCCTGGCCTGCATTTTCGAGCCGTTTTTCACCACCAAAAAGACCAAGGGCACGGGCCTGGGGCTGTCCATCACCTATGGCATCGTCAAGCGCCTTGGCGGCGAGATCGGCGTTGAGAGCGAGATCGACCATGGCACGGCCTTTACCCTGCGCTTTCCCAAACATCCCAAACACGAGGCGTAG
- a CDS encoding response regulator: protein MRIHDVNILLVDDEKEFTATLAERMALRGLRVRCVYSGEEALREIATEKPDVVVMDVMMPGLKGLDILRHLKATNPEIQVILLTGQAGTRDGMEGMKLGAFDYLLKPLELDALLAKIAEAAAVAGKAQ from the coding sequence ATGCGCATACACGACGTCAATATCCTGCTTGTGGACGATGAGAAGGAATTTACCGCCACCCTGGCCGAACGCATGGCGCTTCGGGGACTGCGGGTGCGCTGCGTCTATTCCGGCGAGGAGGCCTTGCGGGAAATCGCAACCGAAAAACCCGACGTGGTGGTCATGGACGTCATGATGCCGGGGCTTAAGGGCCTGGACATCCTGCGCCACTTGAAGGCCACCAACCCGGAAATCCAGGTCATCCTGCTCACCGGGCAGGCCGGCACCCGCGACGGCATGGAAGGCATGAAGCTTGGGGCCTTTGATTACCTGTTAAAGCCCCTGGAACTCGACGCCCTGCTGGCCAAGATCGCCGAGGCGGCCGCCGTGGCCGGGAAAGCCCAATGA
- a CDS encoding response regulator yields MKKIKLLLVDDEENFVNTLSERLKMRDVPSRVVYSGEEALEAVQSDAPDVVVLDLRMPGIDGMEVLRKVRKSNPEVRVVILTGHGNEAIEEEVKKLGAFHYHKKPVEIDELLGTVKKAYRDKLDDAMVAATFAQAGAFDEAHDILNEDKE; encoded by the coding sequence ATGAAAAAGATCAAGCTGCTGCTGGTCGATGATGAGGAAAACTTCGTCAACACCCTGTCTGAGCGCCTCAAGATGCGCGACGTGCCCTCCCGGGTGGTCTACTCCGGCGAGGAAGCCCTGGAGGCGGTGCAGTCCGACGCCCCGGACGTGGTGGTGCTCGACTTGCGGATGCCTGGCATCGACGGCATGGAAGTGCTGCGCAAGGTCCGCAAGAGCAACCCCGAGGTGCGCGTCGTCATTTTGACCGGCCACGGCAACGAGGCCATTGAAGAGGAAGTCAAAAAGCTCGGCGCCTTCCACTACCACAAAAAGCCGGTGGAAATCGACGAACTGCTCGGCACGGTCAAAAAGGCCTACCGCGACAAGCTCGACGACGCCATGGTGGCCGCCACCTTTGCCCAGGCCGGCGCGTTTGATGAGGCCCATGACATCTTAAACGAGGACAAAGAGTAG
- a CDS encoding sensor histidine kinase, with amino-acid sequence MPISVLLVDDEPLYAALLAQRLTSRDFSVTVAADGDEALRAAAASPPDLVLLDVNLPGKNGIEVLADLKQAGFAGEALMLTGQAGVESAVAGMKLGAADYLSKSLDFDELVAALTRAYGRKLDRAESSRVIEVDRLAALGRVAEGAAHEINNPVTVMTTLAGWIEDLCDDLPESCAETADEIRQSARQIAGQGTRIKGIMLNLLKCGGRFDPRPASIRPREAVDAVLADRAGRIQELGVVCDNAAPQNLVVCFPPGALELVCSVLVDNALDAVAGRDGRVRIEAAAGDGAFTLTVSDDGPGIAAAVAGRIFEPFFSTRDSNTRSGLGLAAARGVARGLGGDITYEDRPGGGCRFIARFPGF; translated from the coding sequence ATGCCGATATCCGTCCTGCTCGTTGACGACGAGCCACTCTATGCAGCGCTGCTGGCGCAGCGGCTGACCAGCCGCGACTTCTCGGTGACGGTTGCGGCCGACGGGGACGAGGCGCTGCGCGCGGCGGCCGCGTCCCCGCCGGATCTGGTGCTGCTCGACGTCAATTTGCCGGGGAAAAACGGCATCGAGGTGCTGGCCGATCTGAAACAGGCCGGGTTTGCCGGCGAGGCCCTGATGCTGACCGGCCAGGCCGGGGTGGAATCGGCTGTGGCCGGCATGAAGCTCGGAGCAGCCGATTATCTGTCCAAGAGCCTGGATTTCGACGAACTTGTGGCGGCGCTGACCCGGGCCTACGGCCGCAAGCTGGACCGGGCCGAGTCCTCCCGGGTTATCGAAGTCGACCGTCTGGCCGCGCTGGGCCGGGTGGCCGAGGGAGCGGCCCACGAAATCAACAACCCGGTCACGGTCATGACCACCCTGGCCGGCTGGATCGAGGACCTGTGCGACGATCTGCCCGAGTCCTGCGCCGAGACGGCGGACGAAATCCGCCAGTCGGCCCGCCAGATTGCCGGGCAAGGCACGCGGATCAAGGGGATCATGCTCAACCTGCTCAAGTGCGGCGGCCGCTTCGATCCGCGCCCCGCGAGCATCCGTCCCCGCGAGGCCGTGGATGCTGTCCTGGCCGACCGGGCCGGGCGCATCCAGGAACTTGGCGTCGTGTGCGACAACGCCGCCCCCCAGAATCTGGTGGTCTGTTTCCCGCCCGGGGCCTTGGAATTGGTCTGTTCGGTGCTGGTGGACAACGCCCTGGACGCGGTGGCCGGCCGGGACGGCCGGGTCCGCATCGAGGCCGCCGCCGGCGACGGGGCCTTTACCTTGACCGTGTCCGACGACGGGCCGGGCATTGCCGCGGCCGTGGCCGGACGCATCTTCGAACCGTTTTTTTCCACCCGCGACTCCAACACCCGAAGCGGCCTGGGGCTGGCGGCGGCGCGCGGCGTGGCCCGGGGCCTTGGCGGCGACATCACCTACGAGGACCGCCCCGGCGGCGGCTGCCGGTTTATCGCCCGTTTCCCCGGTTTCTGA
- a CDS encoding cytidylate kinase family protein, protein MTVVSLSSGLYCQEEAVVAALAKATGRPIVTDSALIQAAADLSGLEPDRISQVFAARTPFLARCSHAKEQGLAWLRLALATRLVEDENLLLTGWCAVLVPRRITHVLAVCLIADAASRLHVATQAGLPAAEARPALERNDTDHVAWTRLVTGQADPWDPALYDLLVPMDKTAPEAAAALILGHQNDPAVRPTEASRAAARDFLLGARVETVLAGHGHGVAVAARNGRVTLTINRRVLFLERLEKQLRAVAMRIEGVQDVMTKVGRGFYQSDIYRQADFERTAHCLPTIETREFIQAQSERLERREDSRQPA, encoded by the coding sequence ATGACCGTTGTATCGCTTTCCAGCGGACTCTACTGCCAGGAAGAGGCCGTTGTCGCTGCCCTGGCCAAGGCCACGGGACGCCCCATCGTCACCGACAGCGCGCTCATCCAGGCCGCCGCCGACCTGTCGGGGCTGGAGCCGGACCGGATCAGCCAGGTCTTTGCGGCCAGGACGCCGTTTCTGGCCCGGTGTAGCCACGCCAAAGAGCAGGGGCTCGCCTGGCTGCGCCTGGCCTTGGCCACCCGGCTGGTCGAGGACGAGAACCTGCTGTTGACCGGATGGTGCGCCGTGCTTGTGCCGCGCCGCATCACCCACGTTCTGGCCGTGTGCCTCATTGCCGACGCCGCCAGCCGTCTGCATGTCGCAACGCAGGCCGGGTTGCCGGCCGCCGAGGCCCGGCCGGCCCTGGAACGAAACGACACGGACCACGTTGCCTGGACCCGTCTGGTCACCGGCCAGGCCGACCCCTGGGACCCGGCCCTGTACGACCTGCTCGTGCCCATGGACAAGACCGCCCCCGAGGCCGCCGCCGCCCTGATCCTCGGCCACCAGAACGATCCGGCCGTGCGCCCGACCGAGGCCTCCCGGGCCGCTGCCCGGGACTTTCTCCTGGGCGCACGGGTGGAAACCGTCCTCGCCGGCCATGGCCACGGCGTGGCCGTCGCGGCCAGAAACGGCCGGGTCACCCTGACCATCAACCGGCGGGTTCTGTTTCTGGAGCGGTTGGAAAAGCAGTTGCGCGCCGTAGCCATGCGCATTGAAGGGGTCCAGGACGTGATGACCAAGGTGGGCCGGGGCTTTTACCAGAGCGACATCTACCGGCAGGCCGATTTCGAACGCACGGCCCACTGCCTCCCGACCATCGAGACCCGGGAATTCATCCAGGCCCAGTCCGAACGGCTGGAGCGCCGCGAGGACAGCCGGCAGCCGGCCTGA
- a CDS encoding aminotransferase class V-fold PLP-dependent enzyme, giving the protein MNSVSRRKFFGLMALGAGSMAMLPGMAFGAAKAKTSAPGQTSLAAGQAMARIKALIDELRAEGRAFAADALASDNNAQWDRLLNHYFDRKGFASISVNAANLCPSLKPVNRMAALVRDLLEADISFPMRGELAKASLGHGLTAVKDWFGLGGSDAKADFLLALTANSTMGNNFVNNGLVTSGFMDPQKDNIVVWDVNHPTNYDAWMYRKATQGWGADSIRILKTKMFASSVTEAERKAGTIPSDPQNEDEIIAALLALVDERTKLVTLSWQSNECGMVLPMQRIVSELRAVNKNIHIHADSAQTFGVLDLKLGQVDVDSIAGSFHKWPCGPKMVGILYMNNKHGAAERFTPSIWGYDEYINTPADYGFAASTGTIDPNAKRFSYLGQQNDATLVATWMAALFHTGQLHPGVTPAKIEARIHYLGGQVQQALFKHLPKVFPDFTPKTAAQWIATPTSNARLRSSVYLFKTPDGIVAGDVMKHVYEQHRFAIANLKVMGHDLLRVSPTICNNAKDVEDVVAAVVDVILAMKKKTLANNTHTRSYA; this is encoded by the coding sequence ATGAATAGCGTCTCCCGTCGCAAATTTTTTGGCCTGATGGCTCTTGGCGCGGGCTCCATGGCCATGCTGCCCGGCATGGCCTTCGGGGCCGCCAAAGCCAAAACGTCCGCACCCGGACAAACCAGTCTGGCCGCCGGACAGGCCATGGCCCGCATCAAGGCGCTGATCGACGAACTGCGCGCCGAGGGCCGGGCCTTTGCCGCCGACGCCCTGGCCAGCGACAACAACGCCCAGTGGGATCGCCTGCTCAACCACTATTTCGACCGCAAAGGGTTCGCCTCCATCTCGGTCAACGCCGCCAACCTGTGCCCGTCCTTGAAGCCGGTCAACCGGATGGCCGCCCTGGTGCGCGATTTGCTCGAAGCCGACATCTCCTTTCCCATGCGCGGCGAACTGGCAAAGGCCAGCCTTGGCCATGGCCTGACCGCGGTCAAGGACTGGTTCGGCCTCGGCGGATCGGACGCCAAGGCCGATTTCCTGTTGGCGCTCACAGCCAATTCCACCATGGGCAACAACTTCGTGAATAACGGCCTCGTGACCTCCGGCTTCATGGACCCGCAAAAGGACAATATCGTGGTCTGGGACGTCAACCATCCCACCAACTACGACGCCTGGATGTACCGCAAGGCCACCCAGGGATGGGGCGCGGACTCGATTCGCATTCTCAAAACCAAGATGTTTGCCAGCTCCGTGACCGAGGCGGAACGCAAGGCCGGCACCATCCCCTCGGACCCGCAAAACGAGGACGAGATCATCGCCGCCCTGCTCGCCCTGGTCGACGAGCGGACCAAACTGGTGACCCTGTCCTGGCAGTCCAACGAATGCGGCATGGTCCTGCCCATGCAGCGCATCGTCTCGGAGCTGCGCGCGGTCAACAAGAACATCCACATCCACGCCGACAGCGCCCAGACCTTCGGCGTCCTCGACCTCAAGCTCGGACAGGTGGACGTGGACAGCATCGCCGGCAGCTTCCACAAATGGCCCTGCGGCCCGAAAATGGTCGGCATCCTGTACATGAACAACAAGCACGGCGCGGCCGAGCGCTTCACCCCAAGCATCTGGGGCTACGACGAATACATCAACACCCCGGCTGATTACGGCTTTGCGGCCAGTACCGGGACCATCGACCCCAACGCCAAGCGGTTTTCCTATCTCGGCCAGCAAAACGACGCCACCCTGGTCGCCACCTGGATGGCGGCCCTGTTCCACACCGGCCAGCTGCACCCGGGCGTGACCCCGGCCAAAATCGAAGCCCGCATCCATTACCTGGGCGGACAGGTCCAGCAGGCGCTGTTCAAACACCTGCCCAAGGTCTTCCCAGACTTCACCCCGAAAACCGCGGCCCAGTGGATCGCCACGCCAACCAGCAACGCCCGGCTGCGCAGCTCGGTCTATCTCTTTAAGACGCCCGACGGCATCGTCGCCGGCGACGTCATGAAGCACGTGTACGAGCAGCACCGCTTCGCCATCGCCAACCTCAAGGTCATGGGCCACGATTTGCTGCGCGTTTCGCCAACCATCTGCAACAACGCCAAAGACGTCGAGGACGTGGTGGCGGCTGTGGTCGATGTTATTTTGGCCATGAAAAAGAAGACCCTGGCCAACAACACCCATACCCGCTCCTACGCTTAA